One genomic region from Maridesulfovibrio bastinii DSM 16055 encodes:
- a CDS encoding BRO-N domain-containing protein — protein MPDIIPFDFGQNVIRVHQDAKGDPWFVAKDVCEILDLKNTSMTIDPLDDDERAKLNLGRQGETNIISESGLYSLIFKSRKPEAKKFRKWITAEVLPALRRSGSYALNKKQPEALESLGAENFNELYDLITKWSLIQRGKGEIPAKQILPATLRELMNFLGKTPDTPLKDLNSAETTHAIHYFKMQIAIQKELPIETEEEKESARQRSEKARLAARARWDKVKS, from the coding sequence ATGCCTGATATCATCCCCTTCGATTTCGGACAAAACGTCATAAGAGTCCATCAGGACGCCAAAGGCGATCCTTGGTTTGTGGCAAAAGATGTTTGTGAGATTTTAGATCTAAAAAACACGAGCATGACAATTGACCCACTAGATGATGACGAACGGGCTAAGTTAAACTTAGGGCGTCAAGGTGAAACAAATATCATCTCCGAATCCGGACTTTACAGTCTCATTTTCAAAAGCCGTAAACCCGAGGCCAAAAAATTCCGTAAATGGATAACGGCAGAGGTTCTACCCGCCCTGCGCAGATCAGGAAGCTATGCCTTAAACAAAAAGCAGCCCGAGGCACTGGAAAGTTTGGGAGCCGAAAACTTCAACGAACTTTATGACCTGATAACAAAATGGAGCCTTATCCAACGTGGAAAGGGCGAGATTCCGGCAAAGCAGATCCTGCCCGCCACACTGCGGGAGCTGATGAACTTCCTCGGCAAAACCCCGGATACCCCGCTAAAAGACCTGAACAGCGCAGAAACAACCCACGCCATCCATTACTTTAAAATGCAGATAGCAATACAAAAAGAATTACCCATAGAAACAGAAGAAGAAAAAGAATCCGCAAGGCAGAGATCAGAAAAAGCAAGACTGGCAGCCAGAGCCAGATGGGATAAAGTAAAAAGCTGA
- a CDS encoding SEL1-like repeat protein → MFKWFGYALFVLSISGCTTLYVNPKYPNNTQYYFNRDYNACNAYALSRIPNQQVYVNSRGTSYTNGNVNVYDNYGNSAQGTFSSQTNYYNPMATGADLANMASAFGTMAAQQNLREQCMASKGWRVKNEESEVYIQQVQADEVKKQKESAAYKKLVGEYVHTYCMDSENPEGYIEKMIKGRKSGDSMAKAATEYILHDKCDVAFNWLNELKKVDPESYRVMRARMFINGDCGKKDIKEAAELLGYGSSGDIKSTYVRLFIKTAKLKNCPMDREVGFLIAKSLAECGHKYSAKYLARIYYQGLGTTKNYEKAYIWYMVAAYQTDVMVDKEQNIECAKYVKETAGFSEEYAQELRNIAASVIQKIMVKANSSSACLAMNVESKTSDYFISDVPFQGAGSVENVFELVKLGKK, encoded by the coding sequence ATGTTTAAATGGTTTGGATATGCTTTATTCGTATTATCTATTAGTGGATGCACAACTCTCTATGTGAACCCAAAATATCCCAATAATACACAGTATTACTTCAATAGAGATTACAACGCATGTAATGCCTATGCGTTGAGCAGGATTCCTAATCAGCAGGTTTATGTAAATTCGCGTGGCACGAGCTATACGAATGGTAATGTTAACGTTTATGATAACTATGGAAATTCTGCTCAAGGTACATTTTCTTCACAGACTAATTATTATAATCCGATGGCTACAGGTGCCGATCTGGCAAATATGGCTTCTGCTTTCGGAACTATGGCTGCCCAGCAAAATTTGCGAGAACAATGTATGGCCAGCAAAGGCTGGAGGGTAAAAAATGAAGAATCAGAAGTTTATATACAGCAAGTTCAAGCCGATGAAGTTAAAAAACAAAAAGAAAGCGCAGCCTATAAAAAACTTGTAGGCGAATATGTTCATACATATTGTATGGATTCAGAAAACCCGGAAGGTTATATTGAAAAGATGATTAAGGGCAGGAAATCCGGGGATAGCATGGCTAAAGCCGCTACAGAATATATTTTGCATGACAAATGTGATGTTGCTTTTAACTGGCTTAATGAGTTGAAAAAAGTTGATCCTGAATCATACAGGGTTATGAGAGCCAGAATGTTTATAAACGGGGACTGCGGTAAGAAGGATATTAAGGAAGCTGCCGAGCTGTTGGGATACGGTTCATCCGGGGATATCAAGTCAACCTATGTCAGACTTTTCATTAAAACTGCGAAATTGAAAAATTGTCCTATGGATAGGGAAGTTGGCTTCCTCATAGCTAAAAGCCTTGCTGAATGTGGCCATAAGTATTCTGCAAAATATCTGGCAAGGATTTATTACCAAGGGTTGGGTACTACTAAAAATTATGAAAAAGCTTATATATGGTACATGGTTGCGGCGTATCAGACTGATGTGATGGTTGATAAAGAACAAAATATTGAATGCGCCAAGTATGTAAAAGAGACAGCTGGTTTTTCTGAGGAATATGCTCAAGAACTTAGAAATATTGCTGCTTCAGTGATTCAAAAAATTATGGTTAAAGCAAATTCTTCCTCGGCCTGCTTAGCTATGAATGTTGAAAGTAAAACCTCTGATTATTTTATAAGTGATGTGCCTTTTCAAGGGGCCGGAAGCGTGGAGAATGTGTTTGAGCTGGTTAAGCTTGGGAAGAAATGA
- a CDS encoding HigA family addiction module antitoxin, which produces MADFSPIHPGEVLLEEFMEPYGISRNRLAVALCVPAQRIGQIVKGRRAVSVDTAMRLAKFFGTTPQFWLNLQQKYDLEVARDNNLELQIEREVRTCKEMNISI; this is translated from the coding sequence ATGGCCGATTTTAGTCCTATTCATCCCGGTGAAGTTTTACTGGAAGAATTTATGGAGCCTTACGGGATTAGCCGTAACAGGCTGGCTGTGGCTTTGTGTGTGCCTGCGCAGCGCATTGGGCAGATTGTAAAAGGCCGGCGTGCTGTCAGCGTTGATACTGCCATGCGGCTGGCTAAATTTTTCGGGACAACTCCGCAATTCTGGCTGAATCTACAGCAGAAGTATGATCTGGAAGTTGCCAGAGATAATAATCTGGAGCTTCAGATTGAACGGGAAGTGCGGACTTGTAAAGAAATGAACATAAGCATTTAA